Proteins encoded within one genomic window of Calonectris borealis chromosome 1, bCalBor7.hap1.2, whole genome shotgun sequence:
- the TENT5C gene encoding terminal nucleotidyltransferase 5C yields MAGKGSNTDCMSCSVLNWEQVSRLHEVLTEVVPIHGRGNFPTLKITLKDIVQTVRNRLSEAGIVVRDVRLNGSAAGHVLVKDNGLGCKDLDLIFQVSLPSEAEFQLVRDVVLRSLLNFLPEGVSKLKISPVTLKEAYIQKLVKVYTESDRWSLISLSNKHGRNVELKFVDCIRRQFEFSVDSFQIILDSLLFYYDYSETPMSEHFHPTVIGESMYGDFEAAFDHLQNKLIATKNPEEIRGGGLLKYSNLLVRDFRPMDKDEIKTLERYMCSRFFIDFPDILDQQRKLETYLQNHFSKEERSKYDYLMILRRVVNESTVCLMGHERRQTLNLISLLALKVLAEQNIIPNATNVTCYYQPAPYVSDVNFSNYYLANAPVPYSQSYPTWLPCN; encoded by the coding sequence ATGGCAGGCAAAGGAAGTAACACAGACTGCATGTCATGCAGTGTACTGAACTGGGAGCAGGTCAGCCGTCTGCATGAGGTTCTTACAGAGGTGGTTCCAATCCATGGACGAGGTAACTTCCCAACGCTGAAGATAACTCTAAAGGACATTGTTCAGACTGTTCGGAATAGGCTGAGTGAAGCAGGCATTGTGGTACGTGATGTCCGTCTGAATGGCTCTGCAGCTGGTCATGTCCTGGTCAAGGATAATGGGCTGGGATGCAAAGACCTGGATCTCATTTTTCAAGTTTCTCTTCCAAGTGAGGCAGAGTTTCAGTTAGTTCGAGATGTGGTGTTGCGATCCCTCTTGAATTTCTTGCCAGAAGGAGTAAGCAAGCTGAAAATCAGTCCAGTAACACTGAAGGAAGCCTACATCCAGAAGCTAGTCAAAGTGTACACAGAGTCTGACCGTTGGAGCTTGATATCACTTTCCAACAAACACGGCAGGAATGTGGAACTGAAGTTTGTAGACTGTATACGACGACAGTTTGAGTTCAGTGTGGACTCCTTCCAAATCATACTGGACTCCCTGCTCTTTTACTATGACTACTCAGAAACCCCCATGTCGGAGCACTTCCATCCGACTGTGATCGGGGAGAGCATGTATGGAGACTTTGAAGCAGCTTTTGATCACCTCCAGAACAAGCTGATAGCTACCAAAAATCCTGAAGAGATCCGAGGTGGTGGGCTTCTGAAGTACAGTAACCTCTTAGTACGAGACTTCAGGCCCATGGATAAGGATGAGATCAAAACATTAGAGCGCTACATGTGCTCCCGATTCTTCATAGACTTCCCAGACATCCTGGATCAGCAGCGCAAACTAGAGACCTACCTCCAGAACCACTTCTCCAAAGAAGAGAGGAGCAAATATGACTACCTCATGATTCTGCGCAGGGTGGTGAATGAGAGCACAGTCTGTCTCATGGGACATGAGCGAAGGCAGACTCTCAACTTGATCTCTCTGCTAGCACTCAAGGTGCTGGCAGAACAAAACATCATCCCTAATGCCACCAATGTTACCTGTTACTACCAGCCAGCACCTTATGTTAGTGATGTAAACTTCAGCAACTACTATCTTGCAAATGCTCCTGTGCCGTACAGCCAGTCCTACCCCACTTGGTTGCCTTGCAATTAA